The following proteins are encoded in a genomic region of Corylus avellana chromosome ca4, CavTom2PMs-1.0:
- the LOC132179762 gene encoding MLP-like protein 34, with translation MAQILKLEGKTDLKCSGEKFYEIFRKKANKLPEICPTLVTKIEVRKGGDWESKEWTMVVVAGKSEVNVKDESGDDGKKIITYGVKDGEIKKNYKSFKITMEVTTKDQGCSVTLTIDYEKANLEALTPTVYLDFYINVMLAVETHLLANP, from the exons ATGGCTCAAATTTTAAAGTTGGAGGGCAAAACAGATCTCAAATGCTCTGGTGAGAAGTTCTACGAAATCTTCCGGAAAAAAGCAAACAAACTGCCTGAGATCTGCCCAACGTTGGTGACAAAAATAGAAGTACGCAAGGGGGGTGACTGGGAGTCGAAGGAATGGACTATGGTTGTTGTAGCAG GAAAGTCTGAGGTGAATGTCAAGGACGAATCAGGAGATGACGGGAAAAAGATCATCACTTACGGCGTAAAAGAtggagagattaaaaaaaactacaagaGTTTTAAGATCACTATGGAGGTTACAACAAAGGATCAAGGCTGCTCGGTGACTCTGACTATCGACTATGAGAAGGCAAATTTGGAAGCCCTGACACCTACCGTGTACTTGGACTTCTATATCAATGTGATGTTGGCTGTCGAGACACACCTTCTGGCCAATCCATAA
- the LOC132178184 gene encoding MLP-like protein 28 has product MDFSSKQDVEIEMKFPADDFYNLLKGKIQHLSTISSDQKKTISSDKSLTFTALEGDLLAHYKSYKATVKITPKPEGCLVKVTVDYEKLNEDVPAPDKYLDFVVNVVKDIDAHIIKP; this is encoded by the exons ATGGATTTTTCCAGTAAGCAAGATGTGGAAATTGAAATGAAGTTCCCTGCTGATGACTTTTACAACCTCCTGAAGGGCAAAATTCAGCACCTTTCAACAATCTCCtccgaccaaaaaaaaacaatctccTCCGACAAG TCCCTCACTTTCACCGCTTTGGAAGGAGATCTCCTAGCGCATTACAAGAGCTATAAGGCCACTGTTAAGATTACTCCAAAGCCTGAAGGTTGCTTGGTGAAAGTTACTGTAGATTATGAGAAACTAAACGAGGATGTTCCAGCTCCTGACAAGTACCTTGATTTTGTCGTCAATGTCGTCAAGGATATCGATGCACACATAATTAAGCcataa